Part of the Lycium ferocissimum isolate CSIRO_LF1 chromosome 6, AGI_CSIRO_Lferr_CH_V1, whole genome shotgun sequence genome, TTTTCTAGAACTCGTTTGACTATTCGTTTTGTCATTTGTGATACTTGTTTATATGCCAAGTATACTAGAAACTCTTACCCTTTGAGTGATAATAAAAGTACTACTCCTTTTACGATTATTCTTTTTGATGGATGGCGTCCTATTAAAACTGTTTCTTTGTCTGAAGATGGAGTGGCTTGTTATCTTTATTGATTGTTGCACCAAAATGACTTGGGTATATTTGTTAAAGGCCAAAAGTGAGGTATTCTCTTGCTTTCAGTCGCTTCATAAGATGATTTGTACTCAATTAGAGGCTAAAATAAAAATCTTGCGAACGGGACAACAACACAAAATACATGGATAAAAGATTTAGTGTTTATCTGGAGTTCAACTAGTTTTCTTTACACTAGTGCACAAAATGGGATTGCtgcaagaaaaaaataaacatatgtTAAAAGTGGCAAGATCTCTTATGTTTACCATGAATTTACCACAAACCTACTGGGATACCATTTTAATTGTTGCCTATCGTATAGGCAGAATGCCACTTGAAACCCTCAATTTTCAGATAATTTCAATTAGGACTTACAACATTTGAATATGAAGAATGCATTTCTTCATGGAGACTTCGAAGAAGGGGTGTATAGGGAGATCCCTCTTGGATTTGATACCTAGCAAAGTCAGGAAAAGATGTGCAGACTGAAGAAAGCCTTGTACGGAATGAAGCAATCCCCTAGAGCGTGGTCGGACAGATTATGCACAACGCGATGATCTTTTTTCGGTTACCAACAAAGTAATTTCGATCAGACCCTCTTCATAAGACATCAAAATGGTGAACTCACTCTTCTTTATAGTTTATGTTAATGACATAGTAATGACAAGAAATGGCCAAATTGAAAAAGCTATTAGCACAAGAATTTGAGACAGAAGATCTAGGTAAGTTCCAGTATTTTTTGGGGATTGAGGTTGATATTTCAAAAAGAGGAATCTTTATTTCTCAAAGGAAGTATATTCTAGATCTCTTGGAAAAACTGGTGTGACAGGTTGCAAGCTAGCAGAATCACCTAAGGAAAGAAATTACAAGTTACAAGCCAGGGGTTGGAGAGTCGGTTGATAAAGAGAGATATCAAAGGTTGGTTGGAAGATTCATTTATCTCTCTTACACTAGACTAGACATAGCCTATTTGGTCAGCTTGTTGGATCTTTAGGTGATAAAAGATCTACATCTAGATACTCTATACTCGCAGGAGGGAACCTAGTTACTTGCCAGATCTAGTGCGGAAGCAGAATATAGAGATATGACGGGGTGTTTGTGAGCTTCTTTGGCGACGAAAGCTATTGGAAGAACGGAAGTTGTCGAAAAAAGGGAGACTTTCCTTGTACTACGTCAACAAAGATGCAGTAGGTATAGCTGAGGATTCTATATAACTGAacaaaacatattgaaattGATGGGCACTTCATCAAAGAGAAAGTTACTAGTGGTACCTTGAGTTCACTTCATGTAACGTCAGAAAAGCAACTAGTAAGATGTGCTTACAAAAGGCCTCAGCAAAAAGACTTTTCATTCTTTGATTTGCAAGTTGGGCTGGGACATCTTTGCTCCAACTTGGGGGGCAGTGTTGATTGTGTTAACTAATTAGCATGATTTTAGGAGACATTATTTTTCCTAGCATAATTATAGGAAAGTATATTTCCTTTTATTGTAATTGATTGTCTGCCCTTAATTAATTATAGTATTCGTTGTATAAATACCCCTTCTCATGGGATGTATAGACATACTGAAATACAAAGAAGCTTAATGTTAccattgtttaaaaaaaaaaaaaagaagctctCTTCGTTCTCAAAATCTATGAGATTGAACAGATATAGGTGCATATCATCTTTCTTTGGTTTAAATTGTTTATTTGATCTTCCTAAGCATTGACTCATTCAAGTGATGACATGTCTAACGATTGCGCCTCTCTTTGTTTCCCCCTATTCCCCAAGGTAGATTGGCGTCCACACCAGCCATGTTCAATAGCACTCTTACAGTAAATGAAGAATTTTCCTGTCCAGTGGATGGTTCCATAATGATAACAGGTGAGTACATGAATTTTTTCTCTAGTTCGGCTTGAGATGTAATTCAACATTACTTCTATCCTTGGGGATGTAAATTGTTGTTAGGGAAAAGGCATAAGTACCTCCTTGAACTAAGGTTGAATTTCTACTTACACACTTTATCTTTGCCCTATTACCCCCCGAATTTTGTAAAAACTGAATAAATACCTGCCTGAAAAGTCATAATCAGTTCTATGTCAATGCAGTGAATAAAACGCGACTACCAAGTgtatatttcaatttttttcttactcttttccttttcttttcttattccttctttttctctttgttttcttctgcCTTTAGTTTCTTCCGTCTGCTGCTTGCCAGCGACGAACAAACTCCAAACGgccctcttcttcttttatgttttcctttacttttttctttacgttttcctttacttttttccatatttattccttttttttctttctttgtcttcttatctcttcttcttttggggtggttttaCATCATCGGCGCCAAAGTGATATCGACTTCTGGTGGCATCGACGGGTTCAGCAGCGGAGAAACAAGGAAACCCAAATTCTGTGTAATCGACTAGACCAGGTGTTTCAGTGATTTTTGTAATGGTTTTCAACGGTGGATTGTGAAGAAGGTGATGGAAGGGTTGTTAGGAAATGGGTTCTAATGGTGTTTTTGATGATTTTTCCGATGGCTGCTGGTGAAATTTTCATTTGAGAAAATTAATTGTATTTCCATGAAAAGGCAAAAATTATAAGATTTGACTCTATttcacaaagaaagaaaggaaaataattaaaaatatatcagCTTAAGTTTTAATGTTTATTAGTTATGTGTACTAATTAACTGTATAGTGTCCAATTAAAAAATGATATTGATCagattttaacttattttcGCCTCACATGTTTCCAAGAGAGTGAGACACTCTCTGTGCCACCTCAGCACCTAGGGGTGTATTTATTCCATTTTAAAGTAGTTCAGGGGGTGTAATAGGTCCCCCACAAAGATAAAGTGTAAGATAACGTGTTTAATTGGAAATTCGGCCTTTGTGGGGTGGGTGTGtgttttttggggggggggggggtacttATGCTTTTTCCCTTGTTTTTACCATCTGGTACTTGCAAGTGGAGAGGGGCTGCTGCTTCTCTTGTATGCTAGCTTGGTTCACTGTGGGAGTTCATACAGTTTGATATTAATAGAATGTGGCTTAATGCTGGCTGGATAATTCTTCTATATGATAATTTTGTTTGCCAACAGCAAGCCATCTTCCCTACAACAGGAATGGGTTCAAGTTCTTTACAAGTGCAGGAGGACTTGGAAAATACGACATCGAAGATATCTTGGAGCGAGCTGCtgatatatacaaaaatattgCAAATAATGATTCTAAGGGGGCGGAAACAGCTGTTTCTCTATCTGTGAAAAGTGTGGATTACATGTCTGTTTATGCATCTAATCTTGTAGCAGCAGTCCGCAAAGCTGCAGGGAATATAGGTACTTTTACCATGTTTCTGGATTAATGAGAATATCATTGTTTTGAGGAAATAGATGCAAATCATAAGGATACTTTTGTGATGGTACTCCAATCAAACTGGGAACTTCTCCTGTGGTGTTGACCTGACCTGTGATTAAGAATCTCTTTTTGTGAAGGGTTCTGTGTACTTCCAATCTAATGAAAATATCCCCAACTTCTTCAGATATCTACCTTAATTGTTTCTCTGACCCATGTTGTTCAGGCTCTTGTTACTGCctattcacctttttttttctttccttctttttgtgGTTCAATTCTCAGAAAAGCCACTGGAAGGGTTCCATATCGTTGTTGATGCAGGTAATGGAGCAGGCGGATTCTTTGTGGTAAGTTTTATCCTTGTATTGTGTCTCAACAGCTTTTGCCTTCCATACATTGCATGATGTAATACACTCGAGATAGATTTATCAACTAATCAGTCACCTCCACAATACTCAATGCATTCAATAGTCAAATTACAACTTAATAATCTCAAAATTGCAATAAAACTCAGTCACAGTACTCAATACAACCAGATACTAATAGTTCGACTAAAATAAACTATAACAACTACTAATTCAGCTCAATTGATCAACTCAGCAATTCCAGCTCCATTAGATAACATACCTGAAATGGAGAGCAAATTGAAGATTAGAACACGATCTGTAACTTGATAATGGTTTCCATTCACTTAGAGAAGATACGAAGCAACATAATTGGTTGGGAAGAAGGGAAtttagaagagagagagagagagagagaaaagaattaGGGGTtttaggagagaagaagaaCACGAGATAAGGGTGAGAGATTTACCAAATTTTCACATGCTCCTCATCTGTATTTTGGGAGTATTTATACTTGGCTCCATCAAGCAATCTGCACCCTCCAGTCTCTTCTAATCTGAGCCGCACGATCacttaattaacttttaaatgATGTCCCTAATTCCGTTAATGAGCTGATTAGTTAAAAGGCCAAACGATGTTATTTCTAGTCTAATTTGTTATTAATGACTCAGAGGTCATTACATTCCACCCTCCTTCAAGACATTCTTGTCCTCAAGAATGCTGTTGCTGCTGCTGTATAAACTCAGGAAATTGAGCCTTGATGAAGGTCCAATCTTCCCAAGTTGCTTCCTCTGGTGCTAAGTTTGCCCACTGAATCAAGACTTTGACTGCAACACCATTATTCTCCTGCACCATTCTCCTCTGTAGTATAGCTGCTGGTTTGCCTAACATCTGCCCATCAGAACTCACCAAGGGTAATTCCAGTTGAGGGACAACATTAGGACCCACCCTCTTCTTGAGAAGtgaaacatgaaatactgggtgtATTAATGCAGTATCACGCAGTTTCAGCTTTTCAGCCACCAACTTTTTGTTCAACCAGATATGGGCCATAGTACTTGGGACATAACTTGAGAAGGGACATAACTTGAGATTTTTTCTCAAGGCTATAGATGTTTGTCTGTAGGGTTGTAGCTTTAGGTAAAcccaatcaacaaccaataactgCCTCTCAGATCTCCTCTTATCAGCATACCATTTCATCCTTGCTTGAGCTTGTTCTAGGTGATCCTTGAGTATTTGTTGAAATTGAATTCTTTGTAGAATAAGATCTTGTACAGATTGGACAGGGGTGTCAATCATTGGTCCTAGTGGTAGTTGAGGAGGATTATAACCCTAGAGAGCAAAGAAAGGGGTACTTTGCAAAGCTGTATGGTAGTTTGTGTTGTACCACCATTCAGCCAGGTGCAACCAAGATTTCCGATTTCCATTCCTTGGGCCTGCTCATTGTCACTGTTCTTAAGTAACCTTCAAGGCATCTATTAAGTCTCTCAGTTTGACCATCAGTTTCTGGATGATATGCAGAACTCATACATAAGGTTGTGCCAGCTGCTTTGAAGAGATGTTGCCAGAAAGAACTGGTGAAAACCTTGTCTCTATTAGACACCATGGTGTTTGGAAATCCATGGAGTCTATAAATCTCCTTAATGAACAGATCAGCAATGCATGCTTGGTGAATCTGTCAATCACCACCAAAATCACATCCTGACCATGAGATTTTGGCAATCCCTCAATGAAATCTAGGCTAATGTCACTCCAAGCCTGTTGAGGAATCTCTAGGGGTTGTAGTAGACCTGGTGGAGCTATATTCTCATCCTTGCTTCTCTTTCAGATATCACAAGTGGATACTAATTCCTGTACATCCTTCTTCATGGCAGGCCAGAAAAAATATAGCTGCAACCTTCTAAGTGTTCCTTGCTGTCCTGAATGTCCACCCAAGGCTGATGAGTGCATAGTGTGTAGTACCTGTTGTCTGAGTGCTGTAATTTTCCCCACATAAATCTTACCTTTGAATCTTAGTATTCCAGCTGAGTAGTTGTATCCATCATGAGCAGCATGATCTACTGAAAGACTGGTGATCAAGTCCTGTGCATGGTCATCATTCTCATAGCTCATTTCAATCTCTTGCATCCAGTCTGGCTGCTCTCCAGTGATAGCATTCATTTCTCCCCCATCTTCTGGTACTCTAGAGAGAGCATCTGCTACTCTTTTCTCTGTTCCTTTCCTATACTGAATCTCATAGTCTAGACCAAGAAGCTTAGTGAGTCCCTTCTGTTGGATGGCTGTTGTGACTTTCTGCTCCATCAAGTACTTGAGACTGAAATGATCAGTCTTGATTATGAAATGTCCTGCTTGTATATAGTGTGTCCACTTATCCACAGCTGCTAAAACAGCCATGAACTCCTTCTCATAGACAGATTTCCTTAAGTGTTTTGTTGCCAAAGCTTTCCTGTAGAAAGCTATTGGCTTGAGTAAGGACAGCTCCAATTCCCCTGTGACTTGCATCAGTCTCAACAACAAAAGTTTTAGTGTAATTTGGCATAGCTAATATGGGGGCAGTACTCATAGCCCTTTTTAGTTGATCAAATGCTGCTTCAGCTTCCACTCCCCAATTAAAGGAGTTTTTCTTCAATAATGAGGTCAAAGGTTTGCTAATATTACCATAGTTCTTGatgaaccttctatagtaacctgttAAGCCAAGGAATCCCCTCAACCCCTTAAGATTCTTGGGTTTAGGCCAGTTTTGCATAGCTTCTATCTTTCCTAGATCAGTAGTAACTCCTTCTGATGTGATAATATGACCAAGATATTCTACCTGGGACTGAGCAAAGGTGCATTTTGACCTCTTAGCATAGAGTGCATTCTTCTCTAATATTTTGAAAGTGATTCTTAAGTGCTCAACATGCTCATCCAAGGACTTGCTGTACGCTAATATGTCATCAAAAAACACTAGTATGAACTTCCTCAAGTAAGCACCAAACAAGGAGTTCATCAGTGCTTGAGTGCTTGAAATGTAGCTCGTGCATTGGTGAGTCCAAATGGCATTACCTTGAACTCAAAATGTCCACGGTGAGTCCTAAACCAGTCTTTGGGATATCATCTGGTTTCATTCTTATCTGGTGATAACCTGCCCTTAAGTccaacttagaaaaaaatctgGATCCTCCCAACTCATCTAACAAAACATCTATTATAGGAATAGGGAATTTGTCCTTGACAGTAATCTTGTTGAGCTCTCTATAATCTATGCAGAATCTCCAACTaccatcctttttcttcaccAAGAGGACTGGTGATGAGTAAGGTGAATGGCTTGGTTGGATGATGCCTAACTGCAGCATTTCTGCTACTTGCTTCTATAACTAAGTCTTCTGATAATGATTGTATCTATGGGGTTTGAGTGATACAGGTGGGGTACCAGGTATTATGGGAATGGCATGATCATACTCTCTAGCTGGGGGTAGAGTTTTAGGCTCCTCAAACACCCCACTAAAGTCATCAATTACATCTTGCACCCCTGGGGGCATGTCCCTATCATTACCAGCAACTACACCCTCCATAGTAGTGAATAAGTGAGCAAGAAGTGCTTGTCCCTTCTTAAGTAATTTACCCATTGTCTTGGCTGTGATCTGTTGCATTTCTCCTTGACCCAGATCCCCTTGCAATGTAACCATCTTCCCACTCTGCTTGATCCTTAGGACATACAATTCATAGTCAAAAGTCACAGGTGTGTGTGCCCTCATCCAGTCACCCCCAAGCACCATGTCACAACTGCCCAAATTTAGTAGTCTAAAACTGTCACACAGAATTCTACTCCACTTGCCTTCCATTTGACCAGAGTCACACTATGGTGACTATACATTTGTTGCCCATTTACTACTGTAAATCTCAAGGGTGTAGCAACCTGAGCTATTAATCCAAGCTCTTTTGCAGTTTGACTATCCAAGAAACCGTGAGTGCTAGCTGAATCTACCGGTAGCAAGACTGATTTCTTCTTGATCCAACCTCTCAACTTAAAGGTGTTTGGTTCAGGAGTTCCTGACATGGCATTCAGGCAAACTCCCTCTTCCTCTATTTCTACTTCTTCTTGTGTTAAAGTGATTTGCTCAGCCCTCCTGGTACATCTGAACTTGGTTCTTCCTCAATAGCAGTCATGACATTCAATTGTTTGTCCTTACACACATGCCCTGGGTGGTACCTCTCACCACATCTCCAACATGCTCCTGGAATCTTCCTATAATCAGGTTTCATTTCTGGCTTTGAAACAGCATGAGGAGGCCTCTTTGGAGTAAAAGTACTTCTATCATTCATTTTGTTAGTAGGAACCACCACCCCTTTATGCATCCATTTATTCTTCTTTTCCCTTGCATTGATGATTCTCTCTTGCTTCCTTGCATAAGAAACAACTTGAGGCAAGTTGTAAGGTTCATGCATATTCACAGTTTCACCAATCTCTTCCTTAAGGCCCCCAATGAAACATTCCAACGAGAAATCTTCTGGAACTCTTGGATTCTTCATCAACATCAAGGCTCTCAGATCTTCAAACTTTTGCAAGTAGGCATTAACTGTACTAGTTTGGACTAGCAACTTGAACTCATTCACTACCCTTTCACTGCCTTCATCATCATACCTCCTAATCAGCTCCTCACAGAACTCTTCCCACCTCACCTGTCTCCTAGTGAGAGTGAAGAGAAATACCAAGCTTCAGCATCACCCTCAGAGTGCAGAGTTGCCATTTCTAGTTTCTCGACCACATCAGTGATCTTAAACACAGTGAAGTATCTTTCACACCTTCTTAACCAAGCTCTAGGTTCACCCCCATTGTCTATAGGAAAATGGAGTTTGGGCTGATGATCTCCCCTATTCACACCAGTGTTTTGTTCTAGAACTTCAACTGATCTTGGTCTAGGCAACAGTCCATCTCCCTTGCTACTTTCCACTTGTTCACTAGTAGCTTTCCCATTGCCCCTATCAACTAATCTTCTAAGAGCTACATGAGTGTCTTCTAGCATTTGTTTCATCTCAGCTTGGGTTGCCCCCATCTCACTCAACTTAGCATCAATAGTTCCAAATTTTGAATCAGACTCCATTTTATTAGACTGAATCTGACCTTCTAGTTTCTTAAACAACTCCTCATTCTGTTTAGATCTAGTGCCTTCTGCCCCCGTCATCCTCATAGGTATGGTCAAGAAcgttgctctgataccaaatgtaATAAACTCGAGATAGATTTATCAACTAATCAGTCACCTCCACAATACTCAATGCATTCAATAGTCAAATTACAACTTAATAATCTCAAAATTGCAATAAAACTCAGTCACTACAACCAGATACTAATAGTTCGACTAAAATAAACTATAACAGCGACTAATTTGGCTCAATTGATGAACTCAGCAATTCCAGCTCCATTAGATAACATACCTGAAATGGAGAGCAAATTGAAGATTAGAACATGATCTGTAACTTGATAATGGTTTCCATTCACTTAGAGAAGATACAAAGCAACAGAATTGGTTGGGAAGAAGGGAAtttagaagagagagagagaaaagaattaGGGGTTTTAGGAGAGGAGAAGAACACGAGATAAGGGTGAGAGATTTACCAAATTTTCACATGCTCCTCATCTGTATCTTGGGAGTATTTATACTTGGCTCCATCAAGCAATCTGCACCATCCATTCTCTTCTAATCTGAGCCGCACGATCACTTAACTAACTTTTAAATGATGTCCCTAATTCCGTTAATGAGCTGATTAATTAAAAGGCCAAACGATGTCGTTTCTAGTCTAATTTATTATTCATGAAAGCCTTTTGAACCAAGAAAAGCACTAGCTACAACTTataagaaaaaccaagaagaagaaaaagatatgTGTGTatccatttgtatatatgtgtatgtgtattgtTACCATAACTTAACGTACTTAGCCacacctttttattttttatcaatttcCACAAAAACCTTACCAGAATTTATTGGTCCACACCCACCTCCATGGCCCAATCACATCACCGATTAGGTCTCTCACCATTATCATTGTCAGATTAGATGGTTTTGATATCTCTAGGAATAAAGAGCAACTTAATGATCTGGCAACAACTTTCTTTGATAAGTTAATCTCACTACAATAACTCATCCAACCAAAGTTGCAAGTGGAAAGGAGAAGTTAGACGACGTACAACATGgaccccaagaaaaaaaaagatatgcaCTCCTTTGTGTATCTTCTGGTAACTATCAAGGGAAAGCAACAGTAGGACCTTTGAAGGAGTGGGGAATTCAATTAGAGTGAAAAGTGGTATCTTTTGCTAGGTTGCTTGGATTCGGGTGTGGGTGTCCGATACGGCTGTGGATCTAGAGGTCGGATCCATAAGGTTCGGGGGTATGGATATGGGTGCGGGGATTTGGCTAAAAGTAATTCAAATATCTAACAATAGATTTATATGATTAAGTTATGAGACATTATATGGAAAACTTACGAGGTATTggaggagaaaatattgatcaagaggagaatcccagaaggagataaaaggaaaaggactgacatagaaatttctatatacaaggtgttccattttcttcaatttcacctttgttttttgttttgaataCCAAAATCATTGTATTTGTCCTGAATTTCTCCGTCGATTTTGGTCTAAGTACCCAAAATTAGTTGACCAAATCCGGTAGGGATCCCACACCACCCCCATGTCGTGTTGACACGGGTGCGGCActgaaagtgaagagtccgagcaacttagatCTTTTGTACTTGTATTTGTAATGTCACTAGGAAATTCCATGCTGTACACATGGATGATTAAACTTTTGGGATGTCTAGTACACATTTGTATCAAAACACTTTGTATAGTCAACTTCATTGTGGTGTACATCATAAAGagatatttttaagaaaaaagaatttcTTGGGGCCTCCAAGACGAAGACTAAAACTCTTGATGAAAATTTAAACTGGGAAAATTTTCTTGTCCCCACAGTTATCTGTAGAGAAAGTTGACTCCATGGAAGCCTAATGGCTTACTAATTTGGTGGCAAGTTCGACAGTCTTTTGATAGGTGACAGCAAATTATTGACGTGAAATCTGCCTCTTTCTACTGAATACTATTGTTTCAGTAAGGTTCAATCTAGGATGCATCTAGTGatatctctctttctctctacCTTATCTACAATAGATTAAAGTAATAGGATTGCTTCAACACCTGATTGTAGTATCTCTGTGTATATCACTGTTATCTTTTTTCACTGTTTCTCTTTAGATGCTTtgatcatattttatttttctggaATTTCAGGGAAAGGTGCTTGAGCCTCTGGGTGCTATTACTTCTGGCAGTCAGTTCTTGGAGCCAGATGGTAAGATAAACCTGCAATTTTCACATACAGATTTCTAAGTGACTCTTACTAATTATTTGATTCTCATGCTAGGTTTGTTTCCCAATCATATACCTAATCCAGAGGATAAGACAGCCATGAAAGCTATCACCAAGGCAGTACTTGATTACAGGGCTGATCTGGGAATCATCTTTGATACAGACGTTGACAGGTGACGTGCCGTATACAAGTCTTTGCTTTCAATGGAGGTAGGCGTTGGTCAGTTACCTTTTCTGATATGTGTTTTGGTCAGGTCTGCGGCTGTGGATTCGCGCGGTCGTGAATTTAACCGAAATCGTTTGATTGCTTTAATGTCTGCAATTATTTTGGAGGAAGTGAGTATCTCTTCTTGATAAGCGTCTGTAGAACTCTGCTGTAACAAGCATCTCAACTGTTTGCTACTTTTGTTAATGTTTGACCAGCATCCTGGGACCACTATTGTCACAGACAGTGTAACATCAGACGGGCTGACAACATTTATTGGGAAGAAATTAGGTCAGATGAGAAGTCAAAGTCACCTGTGATATCCTTGTGGTGAGAATGGCTGctaattttaataatattatttcaGGAGGGAAGCATCACAGGTTCAAAAGAGGATACAAGAATGTAATTGATGAGGCTATTCGTCTGGTACGATTTGGTTATTTGATGCAGGGTTCTGATTGTAGCATCTCGATGGTCCCTTCATCTTTGTAAACATAATATAAGCATGTCCGTCATACGATGGATCTTTTTGTTGTCTTTTTTGGTTGCCGGAATTGTCCAGTTGCCTAGTCTCAGATAGCAACGTGCTGTCTCGAATAGGACAGTTTGGATTCTGTTTCATGTGCTTTTGGTCGTCATGTCATAGCATTATCTTACTCACCTTTCTCCAGTGAAAAAAGTACCATCTCCAAATCTAATGTCCTTCACATTTCGGATTGTGTTGAATAATCTCCACCAATccctaaaaagaaaaagacgtcCTCTTTCTTGAAAAGGAGACTTTACTCCTTACCTAATATTCTAAACAATTTATGACTCCAGAAAGTTGTATGAGACCACTTGTGCTCTTTGCAAACTCTTTTGCTTATTAGTAAAGAGAAAGGTGAGCTCTGATCCCTGACCTCcgttctaatttaataacttaTCTCAAACTTTAACGTTCTGTTTATAATTCATGGATTTACTAGTTTCCACCAAGAATTTGATGCATTGTGCTAAGTCCTTTTATGAATTCTTCAACTACACAAACACGTGACTAGTTTTAGGAGAGACTGCTGTCATTTAAACTTTTGCTTGCTTCTATTGAAATTTTTTGACTTCATTTCACCTGGGGTGATAAAGCAACCTGAAAATTATCAATCTAGGAGAGAAGCTAGCAACACAAACTTGTGGGTTTATTTCTAAAATTGAGCACTCTcttgaatacaatcacaaacttTCAGGCTTGAGCGTTGAGACAAACTGGAATCCTACGATAACTAATCATCTTTTTCTCAATGACCTTAGAGTAAGTCTAGTATAGTACATTTGAACTTCTAAAACTGTGGCCATTTCCaatttctttgcttttctaATATTGCTTCAAACCTTTGTTACCAAGCTTTAAGTTTCTCTGAGACAGATTGTGCTTAATAGTAGAATATTAACAGAACTCAGTTGGCGAAGAAGCACATTTGGCTATTGAAACTAGTGGCCATGGAGCTCTCAAGGAGAATCATTGGCTTGATGATGGTGCATATCTTATGGTACATTTCTGCCAAAACCAGTCTCTGGGCTCTATCTATGATTTTTGTTTTCAGTACATTTTCTAGAACTCGTTTGTTGGTTTTCATCACTTGCAGGTGAAGTTACTGAATAAGCTTGCATCAGCTAGAACATCAGGACTAGGCGGCGGCAGCAAAGTCTTGACTGACATGGTGGAGGGTCTCGAAGAACCAGCTGTTGCTGTTGAACTTAGACTAAAGATTGATCCGAATCACTCAGATCTTAAAGGAGGGTATGCTAAGGTGTCCCTTGCAATTTAATTTGGCTGAGCTTATTGTATTTCTGTAAATTGAGGAGCATGCTTGTGCCTCCAGATCCTTCCGTGATTATGGTGAAGCAGTGTTAAAGCAACTTGAGAATACAGTGGACTCGGATGCTAGGCTTCTGAAAGCACCCGTTAACTATGAAGGGGTAAGCTTTT contains:
- the LOC132059648 gene encoding uncharacterized protein LOC132059648 isoform X3 — translated: MAAASSFTTIPSVEKNDFLKLQNGSDIRGVAVDGVEGEPLTLTEPVTEAIAAGFAGWLLEKKRYDSSKCLRVSIGHDSRISAQKLRDAVSRGLTRAGVEVIQYGLASTPAMFNSTLTVNEEFSCPVDGSIMITASHLPYNRNGFKFFTSAGGLGKYDIEDILERAADIYKNIANNDSKGAETAVSLSVKSVDYMSVYASNLVAAVRKAAGNIEKPLEGFHIVVDAGNGAGGFFVGKVLEPLGAITSGSQFLEPDGLFPNHIPNPEDKTAMKAITKAVLDYRADLGIIFDTDVDRSAAVDSRGREFNRNRLIALMSAIILEEHPGTTIVTDSVTSDGLTTFIGKKLGGKHHRFKRGYKNVIDEAIRLNSVGEEAHLAIETSGHGALKENHWLDDGAYLMVKLLNKLASARTSGLGGGSKVLTDMVEGLEEPAVAVELRLKIDPNHSDLKGGSFRDYGEAVLKQLENTVDSDARLLKAPVNYEGVRVSGYGGWFLLRLSLHDPVLPLNIEAPSNEDAVKLAHDVLNAVKEFTALDTSALTKFVGV
- the LOC132059648 gene encoding uncharacterized protein LOC132059648 isoform X2 gives rise to the protein MAAISGKIVQHYLVAKCCQQDRKLSTKYRLHYCNLNRRNLLLPVGGKLAWNSNSTMQLGALSNFKRGIVYCNAASSFTTIPSVEKNDFLKLQNGSDIRGVAVDGVEGEPLTLTEPVTEAIAAGFAGWLLEKKRYDSSKCLRVSIGHDSRISAQKLRDAVSRGLTRAGVEVIQYGLASTPAMFNSTLTVNEEFSCPVDGSIMITASHLPYNRNGFKFFTSAGGLGKYDIEDILERAADIYKNIANNDSKGAETAVSLSVKSVDYMSVYASNLVAAVRKAAGNIEKPLEGFHIVVDAGNGAGGFFVGKVLEPLGAITSGSQFLEPDGLFPNHIPNPEDKTAMKAITKAVLDYRADLGIIFDTDVDRSAAVDSRGREFNRNRLIALMSAIILEEHPGTTIVTDSVTSDGLTTFIGKKLGGKHHRFKRGYKNVIDEAIRLNSVGEEAHLAIETSGHGALKENHWLDDGAYLMVKLLNKLASARTSGLGGGSKVLTDMVEGLEEPAVAVELRLKIDPNHSDLKGGSFRDYGEAVLKQLENTVDSDARLLKAPVNYEGVRVSGYGGWFLLRLSLHDPVLPLNIEAPSNEDAVKLAHDVLNAVKEFTALDTSALTKFVGV
- the LOC132059648 gene encoding uncharacterized protein LOC132059648 isoform X1; translated protein: MHIKSISGKIVQHYLVAKCCQQDRKLSTKYRLHYCNLNRRNLLLPVGGKLAWNSNSTMQLGALSNFKRGIVYCNAASSFTTIPSVEKNDFLKLQNGSDIRGVAVDGVEGEPLTLTEPVTEAIAAGFAGWLLEKKRYDSSKCLRVSIGHDSRISAQKLRDAVSRGLTRAGVEVIQYGLASTPAMFNSTLTVNEEFSCPVDGSIMITASHLPYNRNGFKFFTSAGGLGKYDIEDILERAADIYKNIANNDSKGAETAVSLSVKSVDYMSVYASNLVAAVRKAAGNIEKPLEGFHIVVDAGNGAGGFFVGKVLEPLGAITSGSQFLEPDGLFPNHIPNPEDKTAMKAITKAVLDYRADLGIIFDTDVDRSAAVDSRGREFNRNRLIALMSAIILEEHPGTTIVTDSVTSDGLTTFIGKKLGGKHHRFKRGYKNVIDEAIRLNSVGEEAHLAIETSGHGALKENHWLDDGAYLMVKLLNKLASARTSGLGGGSKVLTDMVEGLEEPAVAVELRLKIDPNHSDLKGGSFRDYGEAVLKQLENTVDSDARLLKAPVNYEGVRVSGYGGWFLLRLSLHDPVLPLNIEAPSNEDAVKLAHDVLNAVKEFTALDTSALTKFVGV